A genomic window from Candidatus Methylacidiphilum fumarolicum includes:
- a CDS encoding RloB domain-containing protein: MGPFLTLDEEATSLFSRKPKEEMKLKKKKSIFVACEGESEQAYVALLNELAQEKDPPLPVFLRSYNVKGGGPCKMVAEAIKKASKGDYTWKEKVILMDKDVCKNNPDECQKAKEKAKENGFLILWQEPNHEGFLLQHLCDEKGNLSLTAENAQDMLKRKLDLREYKKPLTRYELRSRIGAKEIERAAKKIKNLGELLEWMYWPLPK, encoded by the coding sequence ATGGGGCCCTTCCTAACATTGGATGAAGAAGCAACCTCTCTCTTTTCTAGAAAGCCTAAAGAGGAAATGAAGCTGAAGAAGAAGAAAAGTATCTTTGTTGCGTGTGAAGGCGAAAGCGAGCAAGCCTACGTAGCCCTGCTTAACGAGCTGGCACAGGAAAAGGATCCTCCCCTACCCGTTTTTCTTAGATCTTATAATGTCAAGGGGGGTGGACCGTGTAAAATGGTGGCAGAAGCAATCAAAAAAGCAAGCAAGGGAGACTACACATGGAAGGAAAAAGTGATTCTCATGGATAAGGATGTGTGTAAGAACAATCCCGATGAATGTCAGAAAGCAAAAGAAAAAGCCAAAGAAAACGGATTTCTTATTCTTTGGCAAGAACCCAATCATGAAGGCTTTTTGCTACAGCATCTTTGTGATGAAAAGGGAAATCTATCCCTTACTGCAGAAAACGCTCAAGACATGCTAAAGAGGAAATTGGATTTGCGCGAATATAAAAAACCACTAACAAGGTATGAGTTACGTAGCCGAATCGGTGCCAAGGAAATAGAACGAGCGGCAAAAAAGATAAAGAATTTAGGGGAGCTTCTCGAATGGATGTATTGGCCCTTGCCTAAATAA
- the gndA gene encoding NADP-dependent phosphogluconate dehydrogenase, whose amino-acid sequence MGKSFIGIIGLGVMGRNLALNILDHGFTVSGLDKDLSKVVALKEESKEMASSFDSVENFIHSLEKPKKILFFVPAGHVVDQVIEELLPFLESGDILIDGGNSFFRDTERRQKELKNRNIFFIGMGTSGGESGARHGPSLMIGGDKEAYEHLRSLLEAISAKVEGEPCVDYMGRGAAGHYVKMVHNGIEYGIMELIGECYDFAHRVLKLDEKKISDLFEQWSKEELASYLMEITVHILRKRDDKSNDLLLNKVLDVARQLGTGAWTSEEAFSLQVPAPIIDAAVTMRNLSSRVEERKAYAQHFKSGLVSDISEETFSSPFYEELKKALFLSIICTYAQGFSLLSEASKRYDYSIDLEKVAKVWRGGCIIRSQFLEKIRGAFQANPQLSNLLLDPNIFREIEEKNLLGSLRNFCLYAIKVGLPAYAFLSALSYIDAFRSEKLPANLIQLQRDYFGSHTYERIDLEGTFHTIWE is encoded by the coding sequence ATGGGAAAAAGCTTTATTGGAATCATTGGTCTTGGGGTTATGGGAAGAAATCTCGCCCTCAATATTCTTGATCATGGCTTTACTGTTTCTGGCTTGGACAAGGATCTCTCTAAAGTCGTCGCCCTCAAGGAAGAATCCAAGGAGATGGCTTCTTCTTTTGACTCAGTTGAGAATTTTATTCATTCACTAGAAAAACCAAAAAAAATCTTATTTTTTGTTCCTGCAGGTCATGTTGTGGATCAGGTCATTGAAGAGCTGCTCCCTTTTTTAGAAAGTGGCGATATCCTTATTGATGGAGGCAATTCCTTTTTCCGTGATACGGAAAGACGACAAAAGGAGTTAAAAAACAGAAACATCTTTTTCATTGGCATGGGAACATCTGGGGGAGAAAGCGGTGCTCGTCATGGACCTAGCCTTATGATTGGGGGAGATAAGGAGGCCTATGAACATTTGAGGTCGTTGCTAGAGGCCATCTCGGCGAAAGTTGAAGGAGAGCCTTGTGTGGACTATATGGGTAGAGGTGCGGCGGGTCATTATGTAAAGATGGTTCATAACGGAATCGAATATGGAATCATGGAATTAATTGGAGAATGTTACGACTTTGCGCATAGGGTTCTTAAGTTGGATGAAAAGAAAATTTCAGATCTTTTTGAACAGTGGTCTAAGGAAGAACTAGCTAGTTATTTGATGGAAATAACAGTCCATATTTTACGTAAAAGAGACGATAAGTCCAACGACCTTTTGTTAAATAAAGTCCTCGATGTTGCTAGGCAACTTGGAACAGGCGCTTGGACCTCTGAAGAAGCTTTTTCGCTCCAAGTCCCTGCCCCAATCATTGATGCAGCGGTTACCATGCGAAACCTTTCTTCTCGAGTGGAAGAGCGAAAAGCATATGCACAGCATTTTAAATCAGGCCTAGTAAGTGACATTTCAGAAGAAACTTTTTCTTCTCCTTTTTATGAAGAGCTCAAGAAAGCCCTTTTTTTAAGCATCATTTGTACGTATGCCCAAGGTTTTTCCTTATTGAGTGAAGCTTCCAAAAGATACGATTATTCCATTGACCTAGAGAAAGTGGCTAAAGTTTGGAGAGGAGGATGCATTATCCGTTCGCAGTTTTTAGAAAAAATTCGCGGGGCTTTCCAAGCCAATCCTCAATTATCTAATCTATTATTAGATCCTAATATTTTTAGGGAAATAGAAGAAAAAAATCTCCTTGGATCTCTGCGAAACTTCTGTTTATACGCAATTAAAGTCGGCCTACCGGCATACGCTTTTCTTTCCGCACTAAGCTACATTGATGCTTTCAGAAGTGAGAAATTACCAGCAAACTTAATACAACTGCAACGAGACTATTTTGGTTCCCATACCTACGAGAGAATTGATCTGGAAGGAACGTTTCACACCATTTGGGAATAA
- the rpiB gene encoding ribose 5-phosphate isomerase B yields the protein MKIALGSDHAGFHYKEKVKKFLEESCLEVIDCGTFAADPPVDYPDYIRPAALLVAQGKADRAIVFGGSGNGEAMVANKVKGIRCAYCFNEESARLGRLHNDANAISMGERLISEEMALKIVKIFLETPFEGGRHIPRIKKMMEYENM from the coding sequence ATGAAAATCGCTTTAGGGTCTGATCATGCAGGATTTCATTATAAAGAGAAGGTAAAAAAATTCTTAGAAGAGTCTTGCCTAGAAGTCATTGATTGCGGAACATTTGCTGCGGATCCTCCGGTAGATTATCCTGATTATATAAGACCAGCTGCCTTATTGGTTGCTCAAGGAAAAGCTGATAGAGCCATCGTTTTCGGAGGTTCGGGCAATGGAGAAGCTATGGTGGCCAACAAAGTCAAAGGGATACGTTGTGCCTACTGTTTTAATGAGGAATCGGCACGTCTGGGCAGGCTCCATAATGATGCTAATGCTATCTCTATGGGAGAAAGATTAATTTCTGAAGAAATGGCCTTGAAGATAGTTAAAATTTTTCTTGAAACCCCTTTCGAAGGCGGTCGGCATATTCCACGAATCAAAAAAATGATGGAGTATGAAAATATGTAG
- a CDS encoding AAA family ATPase, with the protein MLFRLEIENFYSIADRQEIDFCLRVPDDPRFAPIYPNAKKRAPKVVAVFGPNASGKTVFLRAISFLAWFATDSFQLPPYQPLPDFQFKNEHWAKKPTRLAVEIGQRSLFPGREGEAGVYRYEVEIQGQKESLPSSVTKESLSYKPSTARKPLLVFERGDDGRIQGTDLFPILSLPSVFKIRPNTSVISTYAQLGHQIAIEFQKVLQGIRYNLFWYKEALSLERLILLFRQDPELLKQANRELRRLDLGLLELKISQNGELIFTHQGLKESIPWVLESNGTQSFLRSFPHLWMVLKTGGIAVIDELDASIHPDVLREIISWFWDPEKNPSGAQLFFSCHTIHLLEELKKEEILFCEKTPKEGYTRMYRLADIEGISDSEDFVRGYRQGVYGALPNIG; encoded by the coding sequence ATGCTATTCCGGCTAGAAATCGAAAATTTTTACTCCATAGCCGACCGACAAGAGATTGACTTTTGCCTCCGAGTCCCTGATGATCCTCGTTTTGCACCTATCTATCCAAATGCTAAGAAGCGGGCTCCCAAGGTGGTAGCGGTCTTTGGGCCAAACGCTTCGGGAAAAACGGTTTTCCTTCGGGCGATTTCGTTTTTGGCTTGGTTTGCCACAGACAGCTTTCAACTTCCACCATATCAGCCACTGCCAGATTTTCAATTTAAAAACGAACATTGGGCAAAAAAGCCAACGCGGCTGGCAGTGGAAATCGGACAAAGGTCGCTTTTTCCTGGAAGAGAAGGAGAAGCGGGAGTGTATCGGTATGAGGTTGAGATTCAAGGCCAGAAAGAGTCGTTACCTTCTTCTGTCACAAAAGAATCTCTTTCCTACAAACCCAGTACGGCCCGGAAGCCATTGCTAGTATTTGAGCGGGGAGATGATGGAAGGATCCAAGGAACTGATTTGTTTCCAATCCTCTCATTACCTTCTGTTTTCAAAATCCGTCCCAACACCAGTGTCATTTCCACGTATGCACAGCTAGGCCATCAGATAGCCATTGAGTTCCAAAAGGTTTTGCAGGGAATTCGGTACAATCTTTTTTGGTATAAGGAGGCTCTCTCTCTTGAACGGTTGATTCTTCTATTCCGACAGGACCCTGAACTTCTGAAACAGGCCAACCGGGAACTGCGTCGGCTGGATTTAGGACTTCTTGAACTAAAGATTTCTCAAAATGGGGAGCTTATTTTTACCCATCAGGGCTTAAAAGAATCCATTCCATGGGTTTTAGAAAGCAATGGCACCCAATCTTTTCTTCGCTCTTTCCCGCATCTTTGGATGGTTTTGAAAACTGGTGGGATCGCCGTTATTGATGAACTGGATGCTTCCATTCATCCTGATGTGCTTCGGGAGATTATCAGTTGGTTTTGGGATCCTGAAAAGAATCCCTCTGGCGCTCAGCTATTCTTTAGCTGCCATACTATTCACCTTTTAGAAGAACTCAAAAAAGAGGAAATCCTTTTTTGTGAGAAAACCCCAAAAGAAGGGTATACCAGGATGTATCGGCTAGCCGACATTGAAGGGATTAGTGATAGCGAAGATTTTGTGCGCGGCTATAGGCAGGGTGTCTATGGGGCCCTTCCTAACATTGGATGA